The sequence TCTTTTTTTTAGTTAACCCGTCAGTTATATTTTTGTATAAAGATAGATAGACGCGCTGGCCGGATAATAGAACGTGCGAACAGCATGGCAGCATGCACCTCCTCCACTCATTCCTTCCCAACCACTACGGGGAAGATTGCGACCACAATACTTTTCCGCTTCGTCCTTTCCCCATCATCACGATACACTCACGGACAGTTTTCTAAGGATTGATCCTATGGAAAGCTATCCCGCCAGTCACTCCCCCATGTGATTTCCACTGATGGGCCACTCTCCCACCAAATCTCCTACTATAAAGTGACACATTCATCCCTAACAATACCTGCGTGAAATGTGTCCATAAGTGTAGCAATCAGTGGGACGGACTCACACCTCAGCCTTCGTCTTCTCCTGCCCTCCGACGTAGTACTGGCCAGCCGCTTCCACCACCGCCGGCGAACATCCAGTAGCTACATCTTCCCCGGCCCAACACATCTTCTTCAAGCACACGTTGCAACTCTCAGGTAATCAAATCTCTCAATACTCAGCCCTCCTTTCTTCCAACGTCATGTTCCAACTTCCAATTAAAGGTTGATCTCCCTGCACTTTTGCTCTAAGATAGTTCGAAAGGATTCCAACATGTTCTCCAActcaccccgcaaaaaaaagcaTGTTATCCAACTCCAAAGCTCTGACCTATATTGTGCCCAAACAGAAGGTACCTCTCAAGCATAACTAGGCGCCACGAAGAATAGTTGGCCAGCAATACATGGCCGGAATAATGGTGAGCGCTTATACTGGAGCGGTGAACTCCCTCCTGGGTAAGGTGACCACCATCATGGGAGAGGAGTTCGCCAAGCTGAAAAACCTGCGAAAAGAGGTGAAGTTCATCCATGATGAGCTTGGCAGTATGAAGGATGCTCTCGAGAGACTTGCATATGTGGACCAGCTAGATCCACAGACCAAGAGTTGGAGAAACACACTGAGGGAGTTGTCTTATGACATCGAGGACATCATCGATGACTTCATGCAAAACGTTGGGGACAAAGACAAGAACTCCGGGTTTGTCTACAAGACCATTCGACGTCTCAAAACTTTAAGAGCTCGACACCAAATTTCTGGACAGATCGGAGAGATGAAGAAACTTGTGCTAGAGGCAAGGGACCGCCACAAAAGATATGCCCTTGATAAGATTATCCCCCCATCAAGTAATGTTGTTGCCATTGACCCACGAGTAAAAGCACTCTATGAAAAGAATGAACTTGTAGATTGGCTAGTTGATGAGGAGAAGCAGTTGAAGGTAGTATCAATTGTGGGATTTGGAGGTCTAGGGAAAACAACACTTGCCAATGAGGTATACCATAGGCTGAAGGGAGAATTTGACATTGGTGCATTCGTGCCAGTGTCTCAAAAACCTAACATTCCACATCTTCTCCGTAGTTTACTATCCCAACTTGGGGTAGAGCCATCTATTCATGCCTGCGAGTCACATCTTATTGACAAGCTCAGAGAAGTTCTAAAGAGTAAGAGGTACATATTCTTGATCCATGTATTACTGTTTGTCATTGCCTTTGATAGCTAGATTTCTTAAGGGTACTTATTGTACGTGCCTTGTTCAATCTCAAAAAGATAATAAAAATACATTGTGCATGTAAAAACTGGGAAGAAAATCATTAGATAATCCTAATAAACAGTAAGAAGTAAATTTTGTTAAAAATATGCATCTAATAATTGCACTTAATAACATGTACAATAAAATCAGCTTATATTTGAGTTGTTTACGAAGTTTCTCATCGGTGAGCAGCATTTCTTAAACATAAGGTGTCAAATATTTTTGGTTCATgtatttatatttttctataaatttaATGTATGACCAATCACCACCCAATTGCTGTGTTCGTTCTGCTATTCAGCCACAACTAATCTTTGATTGAAGGAAGCTAAATATCTCTGGTTCTACCTCGTAAATTTGTTTTTGATAATTTTTTGCACTTATCTTAACTTTATGCTGAATGTTTGGCAGGTACTTGATAATAATTGATGATCTATGGGATGTAACATCCTGGGAAAATATTAAATGTGCTTTCACAGAAAATGATCTTGGCAGCAGAGTGATAGTAACCACAAGAAGTAAACAAGTTTCTATGGCATGTTGCCCCACTAGCCATGATCACATTTGTCGTGATCACATTTTGCAAATGAAGTCCCTTAGCAATGAAGACTCAAGAAGGCTATTTTTTGGCAGGATATTTGGCTCAGAAGATGCTTGCCCTGACCAGCTCAGAGATGTTTCTTTTGAAATTCTCAAAAAATGTGATGGCTTGCCCCTTGCAATTATTAGCATAGCAGGCTTGCTAGCAAGTGAAGGTCCCAAAAAAGAGGAGTGGGAACATGTACGGAAATCTTTGGGCTCAATGTATGGGGCAAAACTCACACTAGATAGGATGAGAGAAATCTTGAACCTCAGCTACAAAGACCTTCCATGTCATCTGAAGACATGCTTGTTATATGTTGGTATGTATCCGGAGGACTACACAATAAAGAGGTCGGATCTGGAACGCCAATGGATGGCGGAAGGTTTTGTTAGTAAAGAAAATGGACAAGACATGGAGAAAATTGCTAGAAACTATTTCAATGAGCTTGTCAATAGGAGCCTTGTTCAACCCGTAAGATTTGACGGCAGTGGGTCGGTGACAGAATGCAAAGTACACGATATGATGCTCGATCTTATCCTGTGTAAGTGTGCAGAAGAGAATTTTCTCACTGTAGTGGATGGTTCGCAAGACAATACAACACAGAAATACAAGGTCCGTCGGCTGTCTATTCGCTTGAATGGTGCAGCTAATGCAACATTATTACAGGGGAAAATTAGTTTGTCACAGGTTCGGTCCGTTATGATCTTTGGATGGTCTAATATTATACCTCCTCTGTCAAATTTCAAATTCCTCCGAGTTCTTTTTGTCGAGGATTACAGGACAATCGACCTCACTGGGATGAGCGAACTATATCAGCTAAGATATATACAGATTGATGGCACTCGTGATTATGTACACATACCAACACAGATTGGAGGGCTCCAACAATTAGAAACATTTGATATACGTCGTTGTGCTAGTGTTCCATCAAATGTAGTTCATTTGCCACGCCTGTTACATCTGCGTATTGAACATGATAGAGGGCTGCCTGATGGGATTGGCAAAATGAAATACCTGAGATCTCTTGATGGTTTTAATTTATCAGTAAACTCACTAGACAACTtcattggccttggagagctgaCCAATATAAGAGATCTAACTCTCACCGGAAACATGGTGAGACATACGGATGTTCTATGCTCTTCTTTGAGAAAACTTTGTAGCCTCGAGTTCCTGTACATATGTACCGAAGGATGCATGGATGGCTTGTCTCCTCCCTGCAGCCTTCAAATCCTCGCCACAAGCTGGTTACCATGGGGTTGTTGGTTTTCCAGGGTCCCTAACTGGATGAGGGAACTTCATAACCTGCGTGTGTTGCGATTCAAAGTTGATGAGCTGCTCACGGAGGATGTTGATATTGTTGGGGAGTTGCCATCCCTCACAGACCTTATTTTATATGTACGAAGACCCCAAAATGAAATGATTGCTGTCAATGGAACAGGAGCATTCCCTGTTCTCAAACGCTTTCGACTCACCATCAGTAGCTCATCATGCCTGACATTTCAGTCTGGGGCAATGCCCATGCTCCAGGGACTCTATTTAACTTTCAGCGTCAAAGGATGGAAGCAGAACGGGGCTGGACCAGCCGGCATCGAGCACTTGCCTGCACTTGAAGAGGTGTCTGCAGAAATCCTCTACAATGGTACTACAGAATCTGAAAAATGCAGCGCTGAATCCGCCTTTAGGAATGCTGTCGACAGGCATCCCAACAATCCTCGCATCGTAAGTCTATTATTgtgattatgatttttttttcttgaCAACAAACTTCTTATTCAACTCCGTGCAAGTTTCTGCCACCAGTATCATATACCCTCTATCCCTCAAGTTTGTTTTGGAGAACCTCCTCTAGCCGGCCATGATACACCCTCTGTTACTAGTTTCATTATGATAGAGGGCTTTTTCTGCAGTATTGCGCATGGAGATTTCAGAACTGAGTTGCTGGATATTTAGCTGTAGCCTGATTTCCACAAAAAATTATGTGAAATTTGATTTTTATTGGTAGGATTTCCCGTTATGGAAGGAAACTAAATAGGGTTATGCTCAAGATCACATTTCTGGTCTAACTTTTAACAGaagactagtcgtcaacccgtgcattcgcacgggcttgTCTTTCGAATTTTGCATAACATAATTATTCTTGTTTAACAGAAGATGTTACAATTCAAATAGTTTGAAGAAATGTTATTTAAATGGTCACAAGGAATAATGATGAGTTGTATATTTTACTAATCAGGTATTCAgcatcaaattttttgtttgaTTGCATTGTCGCTAATACAGCATATATATATAAACTGTATATGCGGTGCTATTCTGTCAAGGTATTCTCTTCTAGCTTTTGTGATGTATAACTTTAGCTGTTGATTTTTGAGATAGCTTTCCGCATGGCTCTGTGATAAACGGCTATTTACTACTCCTAGCCGGACTCTTTGCTTAACATCACCACATGCAGAGATATGACTAGACCACCTAGCAATCTTAACTTTAAACTTGTTTGGATTAAGCTAACAATTCTTTGATTTCTCGTGGAAACTTTTTCATTGTTACATTAACGTGAGGACGTAACAAGCATGTGGCCGTGTGTTGAACTCCCTCACCTGTGTAATTTCAGACTATTGACCTGTTTGGATGATATTGGCTTGCAGGCTATGAAATATGGATGCCAATATCGGTTAACTGGGATAGGTTTGTGAAGACTGAACAACGGAATGCTGCATTCAGATGGAGATGGACTGATGTTTCTCCCAACTGTAAGATCGAGCTACGCGTCTTCACTTCCTGTGCCACCCAATCCCATTTACCCTTTGTGAACATTCAGTTCATTATCTCAGTGTTGCGGTCTGTTACCTCTCTAAGATGATGATCACGCTTTGATTATGCTTGTAATAAATACGGCTTGGTGCTGGGCAGAAGTTTGCACGGATAGATGGTGCTTCCTCCCAGGTTTTCCAGCCTCCGGATTATCTTGTTCCTTTTTTTTGTGTGCTTTACTTTCTATTGAACTGAACGTTCCTGTCTCAAGATTCGAGATAAAACTTTTTAAAAGACGATTGATTGGAAATGTGTTGAAATTTGCTTGGTTTCAATGTAAACGCGCTATGAGATGTTCCACTCATGGTATTGAAGGTTTGGCACGGCCCCAGCATCGCAAGGCACCGTTAACATCGTCTCCTTGTCATTTCAGCTGGTGTGCCATCCAGTGTGCTTGCTTATTTTCTAGTTGATGCATTTTATTTACAAAGCTAGTCTCTCCCTGGTCGATGCCAACCACAGCTCTGCCCACATCTGCGCCACTTAGTCTTACCTGTTTCTTAATATGGCT is a genomic window of Triticum aestivum cultivar Chinese Spring unplaced genomic scaffold, IWGSC CS RefSeq v2.1 scaffold11348, whole genome shotgun sequence containing:
- the LOC123172729 gene encoding disease resistance protein RGA5, with amino-acid sequence MAGIMVSAYTGAVNSLLGKVTTIMGEEFAKLKNLRKEVKFIHDELGSMKDALERLAYVDQLDPQTKSWRNTLRELSYDIEDIIDDFMQNVGDKDKNSGFVYKTIRRLKTLRARHQISGQIGEMKKLVLEARDRHKRYALDKIIPPSSNVVAIDPRVKALYEKNELVDWLVDEEKQLKVVSIVGFGGLGKTTLANEVYHRLKGEFDIGAFVPVSQKPNIPHLLRSLLSQLGVEPSIHACESHLIDKLREVLKSKRYLIIIDDLWDVTSWENIKCAFTENDLGSRVIVTTRSKQVSMACCPTSHDHICRDHILQMKSLSNEDSRRLFFGRIFGSEDACPDQLRDVSFEILKKCDGLPLAIISIAGLLASEGPKKEEWEHVRKSLGSMYGAKLTLDRMREILNLSYKDLPCHLKTCLLYVGMYPEDYTIKRSDLERQWMAEGFVSKENGQDMEKIARNYFNELVNRSLVQPVRFDGSGSVTECKVHDMMLDLILCKCAEENFLTVVDGSQDNTTQKYKVRRLSIRLNGAANATLLQGKISLSQVRSVMIFGWSNIIPPLSNFKFLRVLFVEDYRTIDLTGMSELYQLRYIQIDGTRDYVHIPTQIGGLQQLETFDIRRCASVPSNVVHLPRLLHLRIEHDRGLPDGIGKMKYLRSLDGFNLSVNSLDNFIGLGELTNIRDLTLTGNMVRHTDVLCSSLRKLCSLEFLYICTEGCMDGLSPPCSLQILATSWLPWGCWFSRVPNWMRELHNLRVLRFKVDELLTEDVDIVGELPSLTDLILYVRRPQNEMIAVNGTGAFPVLKRFRLTISSSSCLTFQSGAMPMLQGLYLTFSVKGWKQNGAGPAGIEHLPALEEVSAEILYNGTTESEKCSAESAFRNAVDRHPNNPRIAMKYGCQYRLTGIGL